In Bacillus sp. NP247, one DNA window encodes the following:
- a CDS encoding NUDIX hydrolase has translation MGYIEELRKVVGTRPLILVGSAIIILNDRQEVLLQYRSDTYDWGVPGGAMELGETTEETARRELFEETGLNAKIMQFIGVLSGKEVYFQYPNGDEIFNVIHLYQGHHVSGEVKLDHEGLQLQYFPVDKLPNLNKTTEKILQKFLYALTE, from the coding sequence TTGGGGTATATTGAAGAGTTACGTAAAGTCGTTGGTACAAGGCCACTTATTTTAGTAGGATCAGCAATTATTATATTAAATGATAGGCAAGAAGTATTGCTTCAATATCGTTCAGATACATATGATTGGGGTGTACCTGGCGGAGCGATGGAGCTAGGAGAAACGACAGAAGAAACTGCTCGCAGAGAACTATTTGAAGAGACGGGACTAAATGCGAAAATTATGCAATTTATCGGGGTTCTTTCGGGAAAAGAAGTGTACTTCCAATATCCAAATGGAGATGAAATTTTTAATGTCATTCATTTGTATCAGGGGCATCATGTGAGTGGGGAAGTTAAGCTCGATCATGAAGGATTACAGCTTCAATATTTTCCGGTGGATAAGTTACCGAATTTGAATAAAACAACAGAGAAGATTTTACAAAAATTCCTATACGCATTAACAGAATAG
- a CDS encoding DUF3928 family protein yields the protein MYTLKIVSDREALYQFASYVKVVQGVEDVYVEVGEPVYEHPLMKFYVHIKLQETYDQHKALQEVARLVELGRFTYVHYRNDEIEEAFEAVKYESFKK from the coding sequence ATGTATACATTAAAAATCGTTTCAGACAGAGAAGCTCTTTATCAATTTGCGAGTTATGTAAAAGTTGTGCAAGGGGTTGAAGATGTATATGTAGAGGTGGGAGAACCTGTATATGAACATCCATTAATGAAGTTTTACGTACATATTAAGCTTCAAGAAACATATGACCAACATAAAGCGTTACAAGAAGTAGCAAGATTAGTAGAATTGGGGCGTTTTACATACGTCCATTATCGTAATGATGAAATTGAAGAAGCTTTTGAAGCTGTAAAATATGAAAGTTTTAAGAAATAA
- a CDS encoding ImmA/IrrE family metallo-endopeptidase produces the protein MDPYVNICICITPGANISEDRIAKDLAVAESIWHPITFQIQEVIVLNELFRFSDREISYKNSIQSQEKLASFFQTCVNEAPECDLYICYIGSDYFKETAVIACAYSLAKQQQLTGYIVLTNSAAPMKNIYTLAHEIGHILFTRRVHGKLTHADPHSPTGSEHHPSPLNLMYPIVPRPENVHIHSLLTDEQKELSLQSSLLQRKKQ, from the coding sequence ATGGATCCATACGTCAATATATGTATTTGCATTACGCCAGGCGCCAATATTTCTGAAGACCGTATCGCAAAAGATTTAGCAGTCGCAGAATCAATTTGGCACCCCATTACATTTCAAATTCAAGAAGTAATTGTATTAAATGAGCTTTTCCGTTTTTCAGACCGTGAAATTAGTTATAAAAATTCTATTCAAAGTCAGGAAAAATTAGCATCCTTTTTCCAAACGTGTGTAAATGAAGCTCCAGAATGCGATCTTTATATTTGTTATATTGGCAGTGATTATTTTAAAGAAACAGCAGTAATTGCCTGCGCTTACTCTTTAGCTAAACAACAACAACTTACTGGTTATATCGTTTTAACAAATTCAGCCGCTCCTATGAAAAATATATATACGCTCGCTCACGAAATTGGCCATATTTTATTCACAAGGCGTGTTCACGGAAAACTTACACATGCAGATCCTCATTCTCCAACTGGCTCGGAACACCACCCTTCTCCATTAAATCTCATGTATCCTATAGTCCCTCGTCCAGAAAACGTTCATATTCATTCCTTATTAACGGACGAACAAAAGGAACTCTCTTTACAAAGCTCTTTATTACAAAGAAAAAAACAGTAA
- a CDS encoding DNA-binding protein, whose translation MQSIFLGILSIVFLGLTIFGLYTTFSKKVHDDYFNTLLDDTSGYILFFGLIGKGLLWICKKLFPKKYYIGIFRGITFTFSCLFLFLAAGIWFVDWNILF comes from the coding sequence ATGCAAAGCATATTTCTAGGTATATTATCTATTGTATTTTTAGGTTTAACGATTTTTGGGCTATATACTACCTTTTCGAAAAAGGTACATGATGACTATTTCAATACTTTATTAGATGACACATCAGGATATATTTTGTTCTTCGGGTTAATAGGAAAAGGGCTGCTCTGGATATGCAAAAAATTATTTCCAAAGAAATATTATATAGGGATTTTTAGAGGGATTACATTTACGTTTAGTTGTCTATTTTTATTTTTAGCAGCCGGAATTTGGTTTGTTGATTGGAATATATTGTTTTAA
- a CDS encoding DUF1129 domain-containing protein → MLSSEAQKFLLDMRLFLSAKSVKESDMESFLEDAELHLIEGESDGKSVEEIFGSSPKEYANELVKVMERDRQETWKQIGFTVMNIVAFWVIASILIVNNGILQISLIQCIGYSFTLMLAVIGPNFLLRKMTFVASFTKTWFSMWSLVMIAPMFLLGAVTILDVIYPTKMITFTQMQSYILAGIILIVLLVAEAYILGWIGILAVIIPLLIMFVFKELGKQNPYWGMVEPLLLYGSLYVLMRWSLKNEEQKTVN, encoded by the coding sequence ATGCTATCAAGTGAAGCGCAAAAGTTTTTGTTAGATATGAGATTATTTTTGAGCGCAAAGAGTGTGAAAGAAAGCGATATGGAAAGCTTTTTAGAAGATGCAGAGTTGCATTTAATAGAAGGTGAGAGTGACGGGAAAAGTGTAGAAGAAATTTTTGGAAGCTCGCCGAAAGAATATGCCAATGAACTTGTAAAAGTGATGGAAAGAGATAGACAGGAAACGTGGAAGCAGATCGGTTTTACGGTAATGAATATTGTAGCGTTTTGGGTTATTGCTTCTATTTTAATAGTGAATAATGGAATTTTACAGATTTCACTTATTCAGTGCATTGGTTATAGTTTCACATTAATGTTAGCTGTTATAGGTCCTAATTTTTTGCTTCGTAAAATGACCTTTGTAGCAAGCTTTACAAAAACATGGTTTTCTATGTGGTCTTTAGTCATGATCGCTCCAATGTTTTTATTAGGAGCGGTTACGATATTAGACGTGATATATCCTACAAAAATGATTACATTCACCCAAATGCAAAGTTATATATTAGCTGGAATTATCTTAATTGTACTGTTAGTTGCTGAAGCATATATACTTGGCTGGATTGGAATATTAGCTGTCATTATACCGCTATTAATTATGTTTGTATTTAAAGAGTTAGGAAAGCAAAACCCGTATTGGGGAATGGTAGAGCCCTTACTTTTGTACGGAAGTTTATATGTATTAATGCGATGGTCTTTAAAAAATGAAGAGCAAAAAACTGTAAACTAG
- a CDS encoding PadR family transcriptional regulator, whose product MSTSQMLKGILEGCLLAIISEGEIYGYEMSEKLAKYGFTMASEGSIYPLLIRMQKEGLISSVMKESPSGPKRKYYTLTEKGEDELDEFMGRWEAMQSSVERLLEGKGRRK is encoded by the coding sequence ATGTCGACAAGTCAAATGCTGAAAGGGATTTTAGAAGGATGCTTACTTGCTATTATTTCTGAAGGTGAAATATACGGTTATGAAATGAGTGAAAAGCTAGCAAAGTATGGTTTTACAATGGCGAGTGAGGGAAGTATTTATCCGTTATTAATACGGATGCAAAAAGAGGGGCTAATATCAAGTGTAATGAAGGAATCTCCATCTGGTCCGAAACGGAAGTATTATACGTTAACAGAAAAGGGAGAAGATGAACTAGATGAATTTATGGGTCGCTGGGAAGCGATGCAAAGTAGTGTAGAACGTTTACTTGAAGGGAAGGGAAGGAGAAAATAA
- a CDS encoding 3-hydroxybutyrate dehydrogenase: MVTNRVVFLTGAASGIGYEMGNAFAKEGAKVVITDRLEDRAKEAAEQLQKEGFQAIGLKCDVTSEEEITAALSQTVSHFGSLDVLINNAGMQHVSPIEDFPTEKFELLIKIMQIAPFIAIKHAFPIMKKQKYGRIINVASINGLVGFAGKAAYNSAKHGVIGLTKVAALEGATHGITVNALCPGYVDTPLVRNQLEDLATTRNVPLENVLEDVIYPLVPQKRLLQVQEIADYAMFLASEKAKGITGQAVVIDGGYTAQ, encoded by the coding sequence ATGGTTACAAATCGAGTTGTCTTTTTAACAGGTGCTGCTAGTGGTATTGGATATGAAATGGGGAACGCTTTTGCAAAAGAAGGCGCAAAAGTTGTTATTACTGATCGCCTTGAAGATCGTGCGAAAGAAGCTGCTGAACAATTACAAAAAGAAGGCTTTCAAGCTATCGGTTTAAAATGTGACGTTACATCTGAAGAAGAAATTACAGCAGCGCTTTCTCAAACAGTTAGTCATTTCGGTTCACTAGATGTATTAATTAACAATGCAGGAATGCAACATGTTTCACCGATTGAAGACTTTCCAACTGAGAAATTCGAACTTCTTATTAAAATTATGCAAATCGCTCCATTTATCGCCATCAAACACGCTTTTCCTATTATGAAAAAACAAAAATACGGCCGGATTATTAACGTCGCTTCTATTAACGGCCTTGTCGGATTCGCTGGAAAAGCTGCCTACAATAGCGCAAAACATGGCGTAATTGGATTAACAAAAGTTGCTGCTTTAGAAGGTGCTACCCATGGTATTACTGTAAATGCCCTTTGTCCTGGTTATGTCGATACCCCTCTTGTACGCAATCAACTAGAGGATTTAGCTACTACACGAAATGTGCCACTTGAAAATGTATTAGAAGATGTTATTTATCCACTTGTACCACAGAAGCGGTTGTTACAAGTACAAGAAATTGCTGATTATGCTATGTTTTTAGCGAGTGAAAAAGCAAAAGGCATAACTGGTCAAGCTGTCGTTATCGACGGTGGTTATACCGCTCAATAA
- a CDS encoding YvrJ family protein, with product MEEWISMIGNVGFPIVVTIYLLHRIESKLDGVIVAIEKLPQQLLKYEDPRDRK from the coding sequence ATGGAAGAGTGGATCTCGATGATAGGTAATGTTGGGTTTCCAATTGTTGTAACAATATATTTACTACATCGTATTGAAAGTAAATTAGACGGAGTAATTGTTGCAATTGAGAAACTCCCTCAGCAATTACTAAAGTATGAAGATCCTCGCGATAGAAAGTAA
- the mtnA gene encoding S-methyl-5-thioribose-1-phosphate isomerase, which yields MSTIVTVPRSVSWKGDAIAVLNQTKLPHSTEYKTLTTIEEVWKSIIMLEVRGAPAIGIVAAFGLALAAKKYDATNIDEFQKKFNRDCNYLGTSRPTAVNLFWAIDRMREAIRRIATIKEAQKILEEEALCIQQEDEKVCRSIGEHALTCFKDGDKILTICNAGSIATARYGTALAPFYIGKEKGVRLHAYACETRPVLQGGRLTTWELKQADIDVTLITDNTAAHAIRTKEINAIIVGADRIVENGDTANKIGTLNLAILAKYFGIPFYVAAPLSTFDTTKQTGAEIVIEERDEAEVTKIFGKQVAPLGTPVFNPAFDVTPHELITGIITEEGILRGDYKQEITSLFEKTS from the coding sequence ATGAGTACAATTGTAACTGTTCCGAGGTCTGTAAGTTGGAAAGGTGATGCAATTGCGGTATTAAATCAAACAAAGCTGCCTCATAGTACAGAATACAAAACGTTAACGACTATTGAAGAGGTATGGAAAAGTATCATTATGTTAGAAGTACGCGGAGCACCTGCAATTGGAATTGTAGCTGCGTTTGGTTTGGCGCTTGCGGCAAAGAAATACGATGCTACAAATATCGATGAATTTCAAAAGAAGTTTAATAGAGATTGTAACTATTTGGGGACATCACGCCCGACGGCAGTCAATTTATTTTGGGCAATTGATCGCATGAGAGAAGCTATACGAAGAATTGCTACAATAAAAGAAGCACAAAAAATATTAGAAGAAGAAGCACTTTGTATTCAGCAAGAGGATGAAAAGGTATGCCGAAGTATTGGAGAACATGCTTTAACATGTTTTAAAGACGGTGATAAGATTTTAACAATTTGTAACGCTGGAAGTATTGCAACTGCTAGATATGGAACTGCATTAGCACCGTTTTATATTGGGAAAGAGAAAGGTGTGCGTTTACATGCGTATGCGTGTGAAACGAGACCAGTTTTACAAGGTGGTCGTTTAACGACATGGGAATTGAAGCAAGCAGACATTGATGTAACGCTTATTACGGATAATACTGCAGCACATGCAATTCGAACGAAAGAAATCAATGCGATTATCGTAGGGGCAGATCGAATCGTTGAAAACGGTGATACTGCTAATAAAATTGGAACATTAAATTTAGCTATATTAGCAAAGTATTTCGGTATCCCATTTTACGTTGCAGCACCGTTATCTACATTTGATACTACGAAACAAACAGGTGCTGAAATTGTCATTGAAGAAAGAGATGAAGCAGAAGTTACGAAAATTTTTGGGAAACAAGTGGCGCCACTTGGAACGCCTGTATTTAACCCTGCATTTGATGTAACGCCGCATGAATTAATTACAGGAATTATAACTGAGGAAGGTATTTTACGTGGAGATTATAAGCAAGAAATTACATCATTATTTGAAAAAACAAGCTAA
- the mtnK gene encoding S-methyl-5-thioribose kinase, whose product MGYYSLTEVTAVQYAKEHGYFEKKANVVCHEIGDGNLNYVFKLDDGERSIIIKQALPYAKVVGESWPLSIKRATIESKALKIFAKYVPDYVPVVYSHDEELAVTVIEDLSRLTITRKGLIDGEGYPLLSQHIGRFLAHVLFYTSDFGLQSEEKRLLEGTFVNPDLSKITEDLVFTDPFGHYDTNDYESDLQSVIDELWSDKTLKLKVAQYKYKFLTRKEALIHGDLHTGSIFSSPSETKVIDPEFATYGPFGFDIGQFIANLLLNALSREEEKRSVLFFHIEKTWSYFVESFTKLWIGEGVEAYTKEKQWLPIILQNIFTDAVGFAGCELIRRTIGLAHVADLDGIANKEKRIQAKKQALYLGKELIKYESKCADIQLFRTLFQQTVPGGIKA is encoded by the coding sequence ATGGGATATTATTCATTAACAGAAGTAACAGCTGTACAATATGCGAAAGAACATGGATATTTTGAAAAAAAAGCGAATGTAGTTTGTCATGAAATCGGAGATGGAAATTTAAATTACGTGTTCAAATTAGATGATGGAGAGAGATCAATTATAATAAAACAAGCACTTCCATATGCGAAAGTAGTTGGTGAGAGCTGGCCGTTGTCTATAAAAAGAGCAACGATTGAAAGCAAGGCATTAAAAATTTTTGCGAAGTATGTACCAGATTATGTTCCGGTAGTGTACAGTCATGATGAAGAGTTAGCAGTTACAGTAATAGAAGACTTATCAAGGCTAACAATTACACGAAAAGGATTAATAGATGGAGAAGGATATCCACTTCTATCCCAGCATATCGGTCGTTTTCTAGCGCATGTTTTATTTTATACTTCAGATTTCGGTTTACAGTCAGAAGAGAAAAGGTTACTAGAAGGTACATTTGTAAATCCAGACCTTAGTAAAATTACAGAAGATTTAGTTTTTACTGATCCGTTTGGACATTACGATACGAATGATTATGAGTCGGATTTACAGTCAGTGATTGATGAACTTTGGAGTGATAAAACTTTAAAACTAAAAGTAGCACAATATAAATATAAGTTTTTAACGAGAAAAGAAGCGCTTATTCATGGCGATTTACATACTGGTAGTATTTTTTCATCACCTTCTGAAACGAAAGTGATTGATCCAGAATTTGCAACGTACGGTCCATTTGGATTTGATATCGGTCAATTTATTGCAAATCTATTATTAAATGCTTTATCTAGAGAAGAAGAAAAGAGAAGTGTACTATTTTTCCATATAGAAAAGACATGGAGTTATTTTGTAGAAAGTTTTACGAAGTTATGGATTGGAGAAGGTGTAGAAGCATATACGAAAGAAAAACAATGGTTACCAATTATTTTGCAAAATATCTTTACTGATGCCGTAGGGTTTGCCGGATGTGAACTGATTCGTAGAACAATTGGCTTAGCTCATGTAGCGGATTTAGATGGAATAGCAAATAAAGAAAAAAGAATTCAAGCTAAGAAGCAAGCGCTGTACTTAGGAAAAGAACTAATAAAATATGAATCTAAGTGTGCTGATATTCAACTGTTTCGAACATTATTTCAACAGACAGTTCCAGGAGGCATAAAAGCATGA
- a CDS encoding carbon-nitrogen family hydrolase, with protein sequence MKVVTILVTNDIIFPVFCKEKIKNGAEKMKVACIQMDIVFGDVEKNMENAKIKISEAMKERPDVIVLPELWTTGYDLTRLSEIADRDGLETKEKLKEWSKQYGVHIVGGSIAKQTEQGVTNTMYVVTNKGQLVNEYSKVHLFQLMDEHKYLIAGNSTGEFKLDDVECAGTICYDIRFPEWMRVHTAKGAKVLFVVAEWPLVRLAHWRLLLQARAVENQCYVVACNRSGKDPNNEFAGHSLIVDPWGEVVVEANEEESILFGELIFEKIKEVRKGIPVFADRRPELYK encoded by the coding sequence TTGAAAGTTGTTACAATTCTAGTGACAAATGATATAATCTTTCCAGTATTTTGTAAAGAGAAAATTAAGAATGGGGCTGAAAAAATGAAAGTCGCATGTATTCAAATGGATATTGTATTTGGAGATGTAGAAAAAAATATGGAGAATGCTAAAATTAAAATAAGTGAAGCGATGAAGGAAAGACCAGATGTTATCGTTTTACCAGAACTATGGACAACAGGATATGATTTAACGAGGCTTTCTGAAATTGCAGATAGGGATGGATTAGAAACGAAAGAAAAGTTGAAAGAATGGTCGAAGCAATATGGTGTACATATTGTTGGTGGTTCCATAGCAAAGCAAACAGAGCAAGGGGTTACAAATACAATGTATGTTGTAACTAATAAAGGTCAGCTAGTCAATGAATATAGTAAAGTGCATTTATTTCAGCTTATGGATGAACATAAATATTTAATCGCTGGAAATAGTACAGGCGAATTTAAGCTAGATGATGTAGAGTGCGCCGGTACAATTTGTTATGACATTCGTTTTCCGGAGTGGATGCGTGTTCATACTGCTAAAGGTGCAAAAGTTTTATTTGTTGTAGCAGAATGGCCATTAGTTCGTTTAGCTCATTGGCGTTTGCTATTGCAAGCAAGAGCAGTTGAAAACCAGTGTTATGTTGTTGCGTGTAATAGGTCAGGAAAGGATCCGAATAATGAGTTTGCAGGTCATTCTCTAATTGTAGATCCTTGGGGTGAAGTTGTAGTAGAGGCAAATGAAGAGGAATCCATTTTATTTGGAGAACTTATATTTGAGAAGATTAAAGAGGTGCGTAAAGGAATTCCAGTTTTTGCAGATCGCCGTCCAGAATTATACAAATAA
- a CDS encoding pyridoxal phosphate-dependent aminotransferase yields the protein MKLFQPSEIVTSLPTQFFASLVAKVNKVVAAGHDVINLGQGNPDQPTPQHIVKALQHAAEKAIHHKYPPFRGHASLKEAVATFYNREYGVKLNPKTEVSILFGGKAGLVELPICFTNPGDTILVPDPGYPDYLSGVALAKAQFETMPLIAENKFLPDYTKIDDSIAERTKLMFLNYPNNPTGATASKDFFDETIHFANKHNILVVHDFAYGAIGFDGQKPVSFLQADGAKDTGIEIYTLSKTFNMAGWRIAFAVGNESVIETINLLQDHMYVSIFGAVQDAAREALLSSQSCVVDLVNSYESRRNSLISACHSIGWNVDIPTGSFFAWLPVPEGYTSEEFSDILLEKAHVAVAPGVGFGEHGEGYVRVGLLHTEERLREAINRIDKLNFFKKSLTT from the coding sequence ATGAAATTATTTCAACCTTCTGAGATAGTAACATCATTGCCAACACAATTTTTCGCTTCACTTGTTGCAAAAGTTAACAAAGTCGTTGCGGCTGGTCACGATGTTATTAATCTAGGTCAAGGTAATCCAGATCAACCAACACCGCAGCATATCGTAAAAGCTTTACAACATGCTGCGGAAAAGGCCATTCATCATAAATATCCGCCATTTCGCGGACATGCAAGCTTAAAGGAAGCCGTGGCAACATTCTATAACCGTGAATACGGTGTCAAGTTAAATCCAAAAACTGAAGTTTCTATTTTGTTTGGTGGGAAGGCTGGATTAGTAGAATTACCGATTTGTTTTACAAATCCAGGTGATACCATTCTCGTTCCAGATCCAGGCTATCCAGATTATTTATCCGGAGTTGCTTTAGCAAAAGCGCAATTTGAAACAATGCCTCTTATCGCGGAAAATAAATTTTTACCGGATTATACGAAGATTGATGACTCTATTGCAGAGCGCACAAAGTTAATGTTTTTAAACTATCCAAACAATCCTACTGGTGCTACTGCATCAAAAGATTTCTTTGATGAAACCATTCATTTTGCTAATAAACATAATATATTAGTCGTTCACGATTTTGCTTACGGTGCTATCGGGTTTGATGGTCAAAAGCCGGTTAGTTTCTTGCAAGCAGACGGTGCAAAGGATACAGGAATTGAAATTTACACATTATCCAAAACTTTCAATATGGCTGGATGGCGTATTGCTTTTGCAGTGGGGAATGAAAGTGTCATCGAAACAATTAACCTATTGCAAGATCATATGTATGTTAGTATTTTTGGTGCAGTTCAAGACGCTGCCCGCGAAGCGCTATTAAGTTCACAATCTTGCGTCGTAGACCTTGTAAATAGTTACGAATCTCGTAGAAACTCTCTTATTTCAGCTTGTCACTCCATCGGTTGGAATGTAGATATTCCAACCGGATCATTCTTTGCATGGCTTCCTGTACCAGAAGGATATACATCTGAGGAATTTTCTGATATTTTGCTAGAAAAAGCACACGTTGCAGTTGCTCCTGGTGTTGGATTTGGTGAACACGGTGAAGGATACGTCCGCGTTGGTCTCTTGCATACAGAAGAACGATTACGAGAAGCAATTAATCGAATTGATAAATTAAATTTTTTCAAAAAGTCATTGACAACATGA
- the mtnW gene encoding 2,3-diketo-5-methylthiopentyl-1-phosphate enolase, protein MSGIIATYLIHDDSHNLDKKAEQIALGLTIGSWTHLPHLLQEQLKQHKGNVIHIEELDEQEHINSYLRKKVKRGIIKIEYPLLNFSPDLPAILTTTFGKLSLDGEVKLIDLTFSDELKKHFPGPKFGIDGIRNLVQVYDRPLLMSIFKGMIGRNIGYLKTQLRDQAIGGVDIVKDDEILFENSLTPLAQRIVSGKEVLQSVYETYGHKTLYAANLTGRTFDLKENAKRAVQAGADILLFNVFAYGLDVLQSLAEDDEIPVPIMAHPAVSGAYSASKLYGVSSPLLLGKLLRYAGADFSLFPSPYGSVALEKEDALNISNYLTEDDAFFKKSFSVPSAGIHPGFVPFILRDFGKDVVINAGGGIHGHPYGAQGGGKAFRTAIDATLQGKLLHEVDDINLHSALQIWGNPSHEVKL, encoded by the coding sequence ATGAGCGGAATTATAGCGACGTATTTAATCCATGACGATTCACATAACTTAGACAAAAAGGCTGAGCAAATTGCACTCGGTTTAACAATTGGCTCTTGGACTCATTTGCCACATTTATTACAAGAACAATTAAAACAACATAAAGGCAACGTCATTCATATTGAGGAATTAGATGAACAAGAACATATCAATTCGTATCTACGCAAAAAAGTAAAACGTGGGATTATTAAAATCGAATATCCATTATTAAATTTCAGTCCAGATTTACCAGCGATTTTAACAACTACATTCGGAAAACTATCACTTGATGGCGAAGTGAAATTAATTGACTTAACGTTTTCAGACGAATTAAAAAAGCATTTCCCTGGTCCAAAGTTCGGTATAGATGGTATTCGAAATCTTGTACAAGTGTATGACCGTCCTCTTTTAATGAGCATTTTCAAAGGAATGATTGGGCGAAATATTGGATACTTAAAAACTCAATTACGCGATCAAGCAATTGGTGGTGTAGATATCGTAAAAGATGATGAAATTTTATTTGAGAACTCCTTAACACCACTTGCGCAGCGAATTGTATCTGGAAAAGAAGTTTTACAATCCGTATATGAAACATACGGCCATAAAACGTTATATGCCGCAAATTTAACAGGGCGAACTTTCGACTTAAAAGAAAATGCGAAACGCGCAGTGCAAGCTGGTGCTGATATTCTATTATTTAATGTATTTGCTTACGGACTAGATGTACTACAATCACTTGCAGAAGATGATGAAATCCCAGTTCCTATTATGGCACACCCTGCTGTAAGTGGTGCTTATTCAGCATCCAAGCTATATGGGGTCTCATCTCCATTATTACTTGGAAAGCTACTACGTTATGCTGGTGCTGATTTTTCTTTATTCCCGTCCCCATACGGAAGTGTTGCGTTAGAAAAGGAAGATGCTCTCAACATTTCAAACTATTTAACTGAAGACGATGCATTTTTCAAAAAAAGTTTCTCTGTCCCATCTGCTGGCATTCATCCTGGTTTCGTTCCCTTTATTCTACGAGATTTCGGTAAAGATGTTGTTATTAATGCGGGCGGCGGCATACATGGGCATCCGTATGGGGCGCAAGGTGGTGGAAAAGCTTTCCGTACTGCAATTGATGCTACTTTGCAAGGTAAACTACTCCATGAAGTAGATGACATAAATTTGCATAGCGCACTACAAATATGGGGCAATCCCTCTCATGAGGTGAAATTATGA
- a CDS encoding 2-hydroxy-3-keto-5-methylthiopentenyl-1-phosphate phosphatase yields MSIQVFCDFDGTITNNDNIMSIMEKFAPPEAEEIKQRILSQELSIQEGVSQLFRLIPINLHDDIIQFLQETAEIRTGFHEFIQFINENNISFYVISGGMDFFVYPLLQEIIPKEQIYCNATNFSGEFVEVKWPHPCDEQCQHSCGLCKSSLIRKLSSKDDFHIVIGDSITDLQAAKQADKVFARDFLITKCEENHIAYTPFNTFHDIQVELQHLLEVKS; encoded by the coding sequence ATGAGTATTCAAGTGTTTTGTGATTTCGATGGTACGATTACAAATAACGATAACATTATGTCCATTATGGAAAAATTCGCACCACCAGAAGCAGAGGAAATAAAGCAAAGAATTTTATCGCAAGAACTTTCTATTCAAGAAGGTGTTTCTCAATTATTTCGATTAATACCTATTAATCTACACGATGATATTATTCAGTTTTTACAAGAAACTGCTGAAATCCGTACAGGTTTTCATGAATTCATACAATTTATTAATGAAAATAACATTTCCTTTTACGTTATATCAGGTGGAATGGATTTCTTCGTCTATCCACTCTTACAAGAAATAATCCCTAAAGAACAAATTTATTGTAATGCAACTAACTTTTCAGGAGAATTTGTTGAAGTTAAATGGCCGCACCCTTGTGACGAGCAATGTCAGCATAGTTGCGGTCTCTGTAAATCATCATTAATTCGTAAACTAAGCTCTAAAGATGATTTTCATATTGTGATAGGAGATTCTATTACTGATTTACAAGCAGCAAAACAAGCAGATAAAGTATTTGCCCGTGACTTCCTTATTACAAAATGTGAAGAAAATCATATTGCTTATACACCCTTTAACACATTTCACGATATTCAAGTCGAATTACAACATTTGTTGGAGGTAAAATCATGA